In Suncus etruscus isolate mSunEtr1 chromosome 9, mSunEtr1.pri.cur, whole genome shotgun sequence, the genomic window aattatgggATTAGCACAACTATTAACACAGGATAGTATCTCTGTAGTAAGATACATTGTATGATTATACATATTAGACCATTTAATTGGCATCCAGGGTAAGAGGAACCAGTTGATACCCCAAGGCAGCCCACAGAGGAGGAAAGCTAGTATTGTGAGTCCAATAGTCTTATACAGCCTGGTCATTTTTATCTTCTGTGAGCCACACAGTAATCTGGTCAGCAGAACTAGGCTGGATccaaacaaaagcacaaaagAGAGAATCAGCCATGTGGCAATGCTGAAATCAAGCAGCTTGCACAAATATCCATAGAATTCTCCAATCAGAAATTCACAGAACCCCATTCTTATGATACCCAGCAACAAGGACAGGGCCCAGAGCAGGGCACATATGACAGATGACAAGTATTTTGGACGGTGGCCACGGTACCAGATGGGGACCAGGACAGACAAGCAGCGCTCTGTGCTAATGGCACTAAGAATGCTCAGGCTTGCGATATAGGGAAAGGCAATTATTATGATGAATAACTCAGAATCATAAATATTGTGAGAACGCAATCCTTCAATAAAACTCCTCATGGAATATATCATCCAGATGGAGAGATAGACAAAATCAGCTCCTGCCAAGTTGAGAATGTAGATAGAGAAAGCAGTCTTCTGCATGCGGAATCCCAGGATGCAAAGAACAACAGCGTTTCCTGCCAGACCAATCAAGGAAATGATGAATTCCAGAAATTTAGCGATCAAGGACTTCATGTGAAAGGTTGGATCCAAGGTTGTCCAGTTACTTTGATTCACAGGATTGCTTTCAGTCACCCAGGCTGTGAGAGTTGTATTTATGCTCAGATACTCTCCATCAGTGTTCCTGAAAACAGAAAAGAGACAAAAGAATTTTCAGTATAATCATTGATTCTCATAGCTATTTTGTTTCCTAAGAATGTTATTCCATATtgca contains:
- the LOC126018568 gene encoding mas-related G-protein coupled receptor member X1-like, with translation MEERNTDGEYLSINTTLTAWVTESNPVNQSNWTTLDPTFHMKSLIAKFLEFIISLIGLAGNAVVLCILGFRMQKTAFSIYILNLAGADFVYLSIWMIYSMRSFIEGLRSHNIYDSELFIIIIAFPYIASLSILSAISTERCLSVLVPIWYRGHRPKYLSSVICALLWALSLLLGIIRMGFCEFLIGEFYGYLCKLLDFSIATWLILSFVLLFGSSLVLLTRLLCGSQKIKMTRLYKTIGLTILAFLLCGLPWGINWFLLPWMPIKWSNMYNHTMYLTTEILSCVNSCANPIIYFFVGSYRQQLRRQKKSFKLILQKALQDIPEEDGSESRPPQETLDMSGNSHVS